Within Actinoplanes sp. L3-i22, the genomic segment GTGGGCCCGGATCCGGGGGCGACAGCAGGACACAGAACGGGTCGGTGGCCCAAGGTGAGGCTCTCGATCCCCTTGGACCACCGACGCCCTATCGCTACCCGTTCGTGAGCGGGCTAACCACTTCCGCCAGCAAAGGTGGGAGAAGTTCCCGAAGAACGTCGATGCCGTCCCGGCTCAGCACCGACTCCGGATGGAACTGCACCCCGGCGAACGTGCGCCCGCGCAGCGCGTGCACCGCCCCGTCCGCCGGGTCCCGGGCGATCTCCACCGGCCCGTATCCGGACGTGATCGTCGTCCCGTCGGCGACCGCCGCGAAACTGGAGTAGAAGCCGACCCGCCGGACCGTCCCGAACAGGTCCACGTCCCGGGCCAGCCCCTGATAGGTCTGCGCCCGCCGGAACAGCGCCAGCCCCAGGTGCGCCGCGAGCAGCTGCTGGCCCAGGCAGACCGCGAACAGCGGCCGCCCGGACGCCAGCCGGGCCGCCACGATCGCCCGCATCGCCACCATCTTCGGCTCCCCGGGCAGCAGTGACGGGTCGCCCGGGCCGGGCCCGACCACCAGCAGGTCGGCGTCCGGCACCGGGGCGGACCACGGCACCACCGAGACGGTCAGCCCGAGCGCCTTCAGCTGGTGCGCGAGCATCGCGGTGAACGTGTCCTCGCCGTCCACGATCACCGCGGACCGGCCCAGGAGCGCCGGGACGGCGAGCGCCCCCGCCTCCCGGGAGTCCAGCCAGAACCGCGCCAGGTCGGTGTTCCGCCCGGCGAGCGCCGCCTGTTCGGCCGGGCCGGCCACGGGCGGGAGCGACGTCCGTACCGGAATGGTCGCCGCACCCAGAGCGGACAGCAGGCCGGCCGCCTTGGTGTGGGTCTCGGCCACCTCGCCCGCCGCCGTCGAGTGCCGGACCAGCGTCGCCCCGACCGGCACCCGCAGCGTGCCGTCCGGCGTGATCTCCGCGGTCCTGATCAGAATCGGCGCGTCCAGCGACTGCGTGCCGTCGTCGTCCACCGACAGCAGCGCCAGCACCCCGGCGTAGTACCGCCGCCCGCGCCGCTCGTGCCGCGCGATCACCCGGCACGCGTTCTCGATCGGGCTGCCGGTCACCGTCGGCGCGAACATGGTCTCCCGCAGCACCTCCCGGACGTCCAGCGAACCCCGTCCGGCCAGCAGATACTCGGTGTGCGTCAGGTGCGACATCTGCTTGAGGTACGGCCCGGCCACCTGCCCGCCGTGCTCGGCGACGGTCGCCATCATCTTCAGTTCCTCGTCGAGGACCATGTACAGCTCCTCGACCTCCTTCGGATCCCGCAGGAAGTCGATCAACTCGCCGGATCCGTGCCGGAACGTCCCGCTGATCGGATTCATCATCACGATGCCGTCGTTGACGCTGACGTGCCGTTCCGGCGTCGCCCCGACCAGCGTGCGCGTGCCGGTATGCACCAGGAACGTCCAGTACGTCCCCTGCTCCTGGGTCAGCAGCCGCCCGAACGCGGCCCGCGCGGCGTCCACCGGATCCCCGTCCACCGACGCCTCGAACACCCGATGGATCACGAAGTTCGCACCCTCGCCGTGCCCGATCTCGTCCCGCAGCACGTCCTCGACGATCGTGCCGTACTCGTCGTCGTCAAGATCGAACCGCCCGCCGGAGACCCGCAGCTCACCGGCGGGAAACTCACTCAGCGGCCGGGTCGTCCGCTCCCTGACCAGCAGGCACTCCAGCGGCGCCCCGTCGTCGACACAGTCGAAACCCCGTTCGGCGATCTGCCGATAGGGGACCACGGCCAGCACCGGTTGCCCGGGTTCGAGCGGAATGTTCGCGAGCGTATCCACGGTGATCACGTCACCGGTGAGCACCTCGACGTACTCGGCGCCGTCGCGGTGCAGAAGAGCGAAAGGCATGGTTCCTCGTTCCGGGCCAGGCGTCCGCCCACCGAGATCGACCATGCAGAAACGGCCGCCTCGACGAGGCGGCCGCGGTTGTTACGCGCGAAGTGGGGCCGCCGTCAGGCGTGCCACCACATGCTCAAGCGCGTGCTCATGCCCGGCAGCCTAGCCGCGCGCTCCGGCCCGGCGCCATCCCGCCGCGCGCGATTCCCACCATTCAAAACCATGCGACGGTACGGCCGTGAAACGCCCGCCCCCACGAGACACGCGGCGGCCCGGTCCGTCCCACCCCGGCCGCGCCTTGCGCGCCCGGCCTCCCGTCCCGCTCAGCGGTCCCCTCCCCGCAGCCCCCCGGCCCGAATTCAGGCGGCGAAGGCGAGCCGGACCGCGGACCGCGCCCACCGCATCCGGCCGATCGCACAGTCCGGATGCTCGCCGAACTCCTGAGCGACCAGCGCCGCACACCCACTCTCCCCGAGGCGGGTGACCGCCGCCGTGATCGCCTCCCGGATCACCTCCAGCGTCGGCTCCTGCGAACGCTGCACGTCCGAGACGAAGAGTGCTTCGGTACGGACATCGTCGACAATCGCGGTCATCGGTCCCTCCCCGGTCGGGTCAACGGCATGCTTGGTGGCGCGAAGATCAGCACACTCCTGCCGGGTGGCAGCCCAGGCGCACCCGGGTTGCAGCCGGGTTGCGAACGCCAATCCAAGGACCGCCCGCCATATCCTCTGATAACCCGATATGGTCATCATGACTGATACCGATCGAGGGGAGCTGCCGTGACCACGGTCCTGGTGGCCGACGACGACGCCGACATCCGCGACCTGGTGGCCTTCAAGCTGGAGCAGGCCGGTCTCGAGGTGCTGACGGTCGGGGACGGTCAGGCCGCCGTCGAGCAGGCCCGTGCGCACCGCCCCACCCTCGCCGTCCTGGACGTCTCCATGCCGTTGCTGTCCGGCATCGAGGTCTGCCGCCTGCTCCGGGCCGACCCCGCCACCGCCGGCATGCTGATCATCATGCTCACCGCCCGGGTCCAGGAACAGGACGTGGAAGGCGGCTTCAGCGCCGGCGCCGACGACTACGTGACGAAGCCCTTCAGCCCCCGGGAACTGGTCTCCCGGATCCAGGCCCTGCTGACCCGGGCCCGCACCTGACCACGCCGAACGACCGGCGGCGCAATGCGCCACCGGCCGTCCGGAACAAGTGCACTAGCTGAAGTCGTAGCCCCCGCCGGTCCCCGGAACCTTCGACGGCAGCCCGCGCCGGACCCGCTCCGCCCGCAGCCCGGTGTCGATGATGTCCCAGGCCGCGCCCACCGCCACCAGCCCGATGATCCCCAGGTTCAACCAGTGCCGGAAGTCCCCGCCGTGCAGATCGAGGAACCCGTGGAACTCCGGGTTGAAGAACCGGTCGGTGGCCAGCAGCCAGATCAGCGGCGCGGCCCACGCCACCGTCAGGATCGCGTTCACCACCGTGACCGTCCGGGTCCACGTCCCGATCCGGTGCAGCCACACGTAGTAGAACGCCCGGAGCACGAACAGCCCGATCAGCACCGGCCACCAGAACGTCCAGTTGGCCGGGTCGAGCAGCGGCACGTCGGTGAACGTGAACTGCTGCAGGACCAGGGCGGCGATCAGCAGCACGAGCCACACGATCCCGGTGATCATCTGCCCCAGGGTGGCGCGATGACCCTCGTACCTCGGAAGGTCCTTGAGCGACCAGTTGACCTTGAGCTGGGTGCCGGTCCGTTCCGCGATGGCGAAGACCAGGGTGACCCAGAAGCAGAGGTGCGCGCCGACGGTGAACCCGCTGCCGACCACCCCGCCGATGATCTTGCCGATGTTCGGGTCGTCGATGATCTGGACGACCACGCCGACCGTGACGACGATCGGCAGGATGGTCCAGAGCAGCACCTTGAGCAGGCGCCGCCAGAGCGGGAATAGTTCCGGCCCGATCAGGTAGAGCGGGCGCCCCGCGTACTGATCAGCGAGTTTCTCCGGATCGCCGAGCTCGGTGAGGGTGGTCTCGACGGCGGCCTCGGGGGTCTCCCCGGCCTCGATCCGGGCGTCGACCGCGTCGTCGATGGACGCGCGCAACTCCCGGTCGATGTCGGCGCGCTGCTGCTCCGGGATGCGGCGCAGGGCGGTGAAAACGTAGCGGTCAACCAGGTTCGTCATTACTCCGCACCTTCCTTGAAGAGGTCACCGATGGCGCGGTCGATCCGCGCCCATTCGTCGCGCAGGGTGTCGGCGAGGGTCTCGCCCTGCTCGGTGGTCCGGTAGAACTTCCGCGGCCGGGGCTCCTCGGTGTTCCACTCGCTGGTCAGGAGCCCCTGCGCCTCGAGCCGGCGCAGCAGCGGGTAGAGCGTGTTCGCCTCGACCTCGAAGCCGGCCCGGCTCAGCGTCTCGAGGAGCGAGTATCCGTAGCCGGGGGTGCGCAGGACGGTGAGGCTCGCGACGACCACGGTGCCGCGCCGCAACTCCTGCAGATGCCCCGCTAGCGTCGCATCCATTGTCATGTGAGAAACGATAGTGTGCGACGCACACTATGGCAAGCGGATACAGCAAAGTAGCCCACAACCATATGGTTGCGGGCTACTTTGAGGGGATATGTCTAGTCGTTGACGGCCTTCAGCAGCCCTTCGAGGGCAGCGGCGGTGAACGGGCTGCCCGGGAACATCGCCATCCGGCTCAGCGGCAGGCTGTTCAGCATCATCAGCATGCCCGGGTCGGACGCCATCGCCGCCATCGTCGAGTCCCCGGCCCCGGCCGCCGCCGAGGCGAACAACTCGCCGAGCAGGTCGGCGCCGCGCGGGTCGGCGAACCACTCGCCGACGCTGGACTCCGCGGTCAGCGGCACCCGCGCCGGGTCCCCGGCGACGTGCTGGGTGGCCGTCGCCCGGATGTCCCGCGACGACGCGCCGACCTCGACCAGGTAGGCGCCGTCCTCGACGATCCACCGGTCGAGCCGGGTGTCCCAGTAGGCCAGGTCGTCCCGCTCGACGTGCAGCACCACGTCCACGGTCTGACCGGCCGCGACCGGCACACTGGCGAAGGCCTTCAGCTCGCGCGGCGCCCGCCGCACCGCGGACCCGGGCAGGCTGAGGTACGCCTGGACGACCTCCCGGCCGTCCCGCCCGCCGGTGTTGGTCACCGGGACGCGGATCTCGAGGCCGGCCGGCGACGACGAGACCGTGGCCACGCCGTACGAAAAAGTGGTGTAAGAAAGTCCGAAGCCGAACGGATAGGACACCGCGGTCCGGCGCGCGTCGAACCCGCGGTAGCCCACGTGCAGCCCCTCGCCATACCGGACGTGCCCGTGCTCCCCGGGAAAGTCCAGGTAGGACGGGTGATCCTCGATCCGGACCGGGATCGTCTCGGCCAGCCGCCCGGACGGATCGACCCGCCCGAACAGCACGTCCGCGATCGCGCTGCCGCCGGCCTGCCCGAGCAGCCAGCCCTCCACGATCGCCGGCACGCGCGCCTCCCACGGGCTGGTCAGCAGCACCGCGCCGTTGGAGAGCACCACGATCGTGTTCGGGTTGACCGCGGCGACCTGCTCGATCAGCGCGAGGTGCTCGGCCGGCAGGTCCAGCGAGTCCCGGTCGGCGCCCTCGGTCTCGTGCACGGTGCCGACGAAGACGAGCGCCACGTCGCTGGCCCGGGCCGCCTCGACGGCCTCGGCGGGGTCGTCATAGCCCGCCGCGAACGTGACGGCGGCGCTGGTCGACGCCTGGATCTGGGTGAGCGCGTCGTCCAGCCGGGTCGGCGTGATCTGCGAGCTGCCACCGCCCTGATACCGCGGCGTCCGGGCGAACTCGCCGAGCACCGCGATGGACTGGCCCTCCGCGCGCAGCGGAAGGAGCCCGCCGTCGTTCTTCAGGAGCACGATCGCCCTTCCGGCGATCTCCCGGGCCAGGTCATGGTGCGCGGCCGCGTCATAGCTTCCGGCTTCGCGCTGCCCGGCCTTCAGGATCATTTCCCGTACGAGGTCAGCCGACGCCCGCAGCGCGGCGGCGTCGAGCGTCCCGTCCGCCACCGCGTCCGCCAGCGCCTGGTCCCCGGTCGCGTCCGGCCCGGGCATGGTCAGGTCCAGCCCGGCGCGGACCGCCGCGACCCGGTCGACCACGGCGCCCCAGTCCGACACGACCAGGCCCTCGAAGCCCCACTCGTCCCGCAGCACCTCGGTGAGCAGCCAGTGGTGCTCGCTCGCGTACACCCCGTTGACCCGGTTGTAGGCGCACATCACGGTCCACGGCTGGGCCTTGGTCACCACCCGGTGGAACGCCCGCAGATACATCTCCCGCAGCGTGCGCTCGTCCAGGTCGGCGCTGACCCGCATCCGGTCGGTCTCCTGGCTGTTCACCGCGAAGTGCTTGAGCGACGCGCCGACCCCCTTGCTCTGCAGGCCGCGCACCCACTCGGTGGCGAGCACGCCGGTCAGGATCGGGTCCTCGGAGAAGTACTCGAAGTTGCGGCCGCCGAGCGGGCTGCGCTTCAGGTTGACGCCCGGGCCGAGCAGCACGGCCACGTCCATCGCCCGGCACTCGTCGCCGAGCGCCTCACCCATCCGGCGCAGCAGCTCCGGATCCCAGGTGGAGGCGCTGGCCACGGCCGGCGGGAAACAGGTGGCCGGGACCCCGGCGAGCAGGTCACCGGCGGCGGCCTGCATGCGCACGCCGTGCGGCCCGTCGGTCACGGTGATCGCCGGAAGACCCGCCGACTCGACGGCGGTGGTGCTCCAGAAGTCGCTGCCGCTGGTGATCGCCGCCTGCTCGGCGGTGCTGAGCTCAGGGTTCATGACGTCGGCCCGTCCCTTACTGAGTACCTACTAGGTATTAACTACTTGGTAACATAGCCAGGCCCCCGGGTCGTGGGCAAGAGGCTGCCGATAGGAACACGCTGTGACCACCGCATCACCCCGCCGCCGCGACCGCGCCCGGCTGCCGGCCCCCGAGCGCCGCCGGCAGATCATCGACGTGACCACCCGCCTGATCGCCGAGCGCGGCTTCTGGGGCCTGTCGATGCAGGATGTCGCCGACGACTGCGGCCTGACCGTGCCCGGCCTGCTGCACCACGTCGGCTCGAAGGACCGGCTGCTGGTCGCGGTCCTGGAACACCGCGACGAGCAGGACCACCGGTCGCTCACCGAGGCGCTCGGCCGGCCGGAGACCGAGGTGCCACTACCCGAGATCTGCGCCGCCCTGGTCGAACGGAACGCGGCCCAGCCGGAGATCGTCCGGCTCTTCGCGGTCCTGGAGGTCGAGTCGCTGGCCCCGGACCACCCGGCCCACGAGTACTTCCGCGCCCGCCAGGAGAACACCATCCGGGTGATGACGACGCTGGCCCGGACCCACGGCGTACCGGAACCGGAAACCCTGGCCCGGCAGGTGATGGCGCTGATGGACGGCCTGCAGATCCAATGGCTCCGCGACCCCGAAGGCCTCGACCTGATCACCGCCTGGAACACCGCCGCCAAAGCCCTGTTCTGACGGGTGGGTCAGGCGCCCAGCCAGGCGCGGACTTCGGCGATCTCCTCGTCGCTCAGGGCGATCGCCGCCGCCTCCGCCCGGTTCAGCACGTTGTCGGCGAAGGCCGACGCGATCTCGGCGGCCTGCGGCGGCGGCTGCCGATACAGCGGCGCCCCGCCGAACGCCGTCCCCCGGGTCACGAACGCGATCGCGCTGCGGCTCACGTCGACCCCCTGGGCGGCCAGCTGATCGCGGGCCCACCGGGTCGCCTCGGTCAGGTTGAAGTGGTGCCCCCCGGCGTAGTCGGCGAGCGCCTGGTAGACCGGCGGCCACATCTCCCGGGCCAGCCGCGGCAGGCTGAGCAGCGCCGACAGCCGGCCGACCGGCTCCGGGGCCGGGCCGGTGCTGACCCCGGACTCGGGCGGGTCGTGCCGCGCGGAGTCCCACAGGAAGTGGTTGGAGTATTTCGCGGCCGGCAGGCTCAGGCTCTCCAGCGCGCGGACGAACCCGCCGTTGCCGAACCAGTTCGTGTCGTCGATGCTCGGGCCGAGCTGGCGGCGCAGGTCGTGGGCGAGCGACGCCAGGTTGAGCGGGCCGCCGGCCGCCGTGTAGCGCCAGGTGACCAGGTCCCGGAACTGCTCGAAGGAGACCGGCGTCTCCGGGTCGACCGGCGTCACCGGCGCCTCGTCGCTCTCCACCGGCTCGCCCTGGACCAGTTCGAGCAGCTCCTGGCTGGTGATCAGCCGGTCGGCGACGGCGATGAACGCCTCGGCCGCGTCGGACGGCGAGACGATCGTGGTGCGCCGGTCGGCGCGACGAAGTCGTACCAGCAAGGGGGTCATGTCGGAATCGCCGGAGGCGATGACGAATTCCTCGAACGTCACCGGGTCGGCGACCGCGTCGACGGCGTCGACCACCATCCGGATGTCGGCGGCGTTCTTGGTGTGGGTCAGCCGTGGGCAGTCGATCACCTCGAAGCCGGCGTTGACGAAGAACGGCCGGAACTGCGAGTAGTAGAGGCGCTGCTGGGTGGCGCCGGTGTCCGGGTTGGGCACCCAGCCGCCCGGGTTCATGTAGCAGCGCAGGATCAGCCAGCGTCGCGGGCCGTCGACGGTCAGGGACGTGGTCAGGCGGACCAACCACGCGGCCGGGTCCTTGGCGAACTGGATCGCCACGTCCGGGTCCTGCTTGATCAGTCCGCTGAACACGTTGTCGAAGTCCAGATACAGTGCGGCGCGTACACGGGCCATGACGGAGAACCTACCGTGCCTGCGCCGCACAAACTCTCAAAGGCGACGACGGCGGCCCGCGCCGGCCACCAGCGCGACGCCGACCGCGGCCAGTCCGACCTGCAGGGCGAGCTCGATCCAGTCGATGCCGTCGGTGTCGTCGACCCCGAGGGCCGCCGCGATGAACGTGCCGGCCAGCCCGGCCACGACCCCGACCAGCAGGGTCAGCCAGATCGGCAGGCTCTGCTTGCCGGGCACCACCAGGCGCCCGAGCCAGCCGATGATCAGGCCGAAGACGATGCCGGTGAATATGCCGTTGATCTCCACGACTCAGCTCCTTTGACGGTCAGTGCGTGTCCACGATCTCGCGGCCGAGCGGCCAGAACGCCACCGGCGCCAGCTTGAAGTTCGCGAACCCGAACGGGATGCCGATGATCGTGACGCACTGGGCGATCCCGATCACGATGTGGTGCAGCGCGATCCACCAGCCGAAGAGGACCACCCAGAGGACGTTCGCCAGGACCGAGGGGGCGCCGGCGCCCGGGCGGGACACGACTTCCCGGCCGAACGGCGCCAGCGAGTAGATCGCGATGCGTCCGGCGGCGATGCCGAACGGGATCGTGACGACCAGCGCGAAGCAGATCAGCGCGGCGAGGCCGTAGCCCAGGAACATCAGGAAGCCGCTGCCGAAGATGAACCACAGAACGTTGAGAATGAATCGCACAAGCCACAGCATGAACCTGGGGGGCCACCCTTAGGGGTACGGGTCGCACAGGATGGACGCCGCGGTCCCGCCGGAGCGCGGTTGGCTGGGTCGTGCGACTCGTCCAGGTTCTCGATCTTCTGCACCGGCTTCACGAGGCCAGCGGCCACCCGGAGATCGCCGCGGTGGAGCGCTTCGGCACCGACGCCGCGCCCGGCGGCCCCTCGCCGGCGGGACTGCGGCTGCGCTACGACACCGGGTCGTTCGCGTACCTCTGGGGCGCGGTCTGGGCGGGGGAGACGCCGATGGCCGTACCGGAGGAATTGCCGCCGCCGAATCGCCGGGCCTCGCGTGCCGCGGTTTTCGCGGCCCAACTGCTGGACGCCGCCCGCCCGGCGGATCTGCGCGGCTGGGAGCTGGTCGCGCTGCGCGATCTGGGCCCGGTCGCTGAGCGCGGCAAGGTTCCCCTCGGCTTAAGGATCAACTGCGCCGACGGTACGGCGTTTCTCCTGCGCGCCACCGCGGCGGGCGGCCCCACCCGGGAGCCGGACACCGAACCCCACCCGGACTACCGCATCCCGGTCATCGCAAGCTGAAGACCTCGCCGCGCGGGGTGAACGGGAGTCGGGCGCCGCGCGGCATCAGGTACGCGTGCGCGCGCCGGACCCGCAGCACGTCGCACTGCCCGTCGGTGATCACCAGGATCGGACCGTCCGGCGGGAAGTCCGGCGCGCGTTCCAGCAGCGTGATCGCCGGCTGCAGGACCGTGCCGCCGCGACCGCGGACCCGGACCCGCCCGGCGATCTCGTCGACCGGCAGGTACCCGGCGTCGTAGGCGGCCGCGTCGCAGAACACCACGCGGGCCGCCGGGACGTCCCGGGCCGTGGCGTACGACGCGATCGCGCCCAGCGCCTTGCCCATCAGCGTGGTGCTCATCGAGCCGGACGTGTCCACCACCACCCCGAACGTGGCCCGCCGCACCGGCTCGTCGGGCCGGTGCCACCCGGGGCGCGGGATGTCCGGCGTGGACGCCTGACGGCGGGACGGGCGGGCGTACGACCGCACCGGCTCGGCCCCCGGCACGTGCTCCTCGAACCACCGGGCCAGCCGCACGTCCCATGGCAGCGGCGGCTGCTCGAGGACCCGGATCTCCTGCTCCAGGCCGGCCGGGAGCAGCCCGCGGCCGGTGCTCAGGTGGTAGGCGTGCCCGGTCAGCAGCGCCCGCCGGCAGTACTCGTCCAGGTCCACGCCGCCCGCGCGCCGGCCGGCCCAGACCGGCGGCTCGCCCAGCATGTCGCCGAGCCCCCGGCCCCGCAGCGTCGCCAGTTTCCGCATCCGCCGCAGGTCCCCGGCGATCCGGTCGTAGACCGTCTCGGCCGAGGCCGCCGCGTCGGTCAGCGCCGGGTCGTACAGCGTGCCGTCCGGCATCACCCCGACGCCCATCTCGATCAGCCAGCCGTTGATCACGTAGTCGCAGGCGACGTTCCACAGGTACGGGTCGCGGTGCCCGGCCCGGTCGGCGTGCCGGAGCGCGGCGTGCAGCATCTCGTGCGCGAGCACGAACCGCCACTCCGGTTCGCTCAGCCGCCGCACCGGGTTGACGTAGATCTCGCCGGCCTCCGCCGACACCGCGGCGATCGCGATGTCCTGCTCCCGGGCCAGCTCCCGGTCGTCGACCAGGGTGAATCCGGCCGCCACCCCGCCCAGCAGCGGGTAGTGCTGCAGGAACCAGCTGAACGCCAGGTCGTACTCCGTGCGGTGCGGCCCGGAGCCGAACTCGGTCGCCCGGGCGCCGCCGGCCATCTCCACGCCGACGGTCGCCGCCTCGGTCAGCCCGAGCGCGAACCGCTGCGCCCAGTCGACCCCGTGGCCGCGGCCCGGCGCGCAGTCGTCGCGCAGCGGGGTCACGTCCGGCGTGGCGGCGCCGCAGGCGGCCAGCTCGGCGGGCACGCCGGTGTGCCGCCACCGCTCGGCGAGGGCGGCCTCGTCGGCGGTCGGCAGCGTGTCCGGCACCGGGACCGGCGGCCGGCCCAGCTTCACCTCGCGCTGGAAGCGGGCCACCGCGACGCAGGCGGCCGCCCGGGCCGCGTCGTCGGGCAGCGCGTCCGGCCGGGTGTGGCCGAAGCCCAGGTGCAGCAGGCAGTGCGCGAGCACCCAGTGCCACTCGTCGGCGTCCAGCCGGCGGTGCCGGGTCAGCCGGATCACGCCGTCCTCGTTGACCTGGGCGATGCCGGGCAGGCCACCCTCGGTGAACCGGTAGTCCGCGCCGCGCTGCCGCCAGCTGTCCTCGACCATCGGCGCGAAGATCCGGCTGTGCGCGATCCCGTCCCAGGCGCTGCGGAAGTCGAGGCTGTCCGGGTCGGGCTGCTCGGTGCGACGGGCCATCGCGGCCGCCTCAGGCCCGCGCCGCGACCAGGCGCGGCAGGTCGCGGCTGATCTCGACCAGGAACCAGGCCGGCAGCACCGGGCGACCGGCCTGATCCGGCGCGATCACCGGGCGGCCGCACTCCAGGGACAGCTCGGCGAGCTCGACCAGCATCGCCTTGGCCCGGTGCGCGAACTGGCGCAGGCCCGGCGACGCGTGCTCCTTGCTGGCCGGCAGGTCCTTGGTGAGCCGCGCCCGGAACGCCTCGGCCAGGAAGTAGAGCAGGTCCCGGTCGGCCGGGGCGGCCGGCCAGCCGACGTCGCCGCGGACGATCGCCTCCAGCCCGAAGCGGTGCCGGACGATCTTCACGTAGCCGGTGAACGCGGTGGCGTGCGGCGGGCCGAGCGTGCCGGCGGCGAGCAGCCGGATCATCTCCTCGCCGACCCCGTCGCCGTACGAGTGCAGCGCGTCGGAGAGCATGTGCCAGCTGCGCGGGGTGGAGAACGTCTCCTCGGTCTTCGGCGGGGCGGACCACAGGTGGTCGGGCCGCTCGGCGAGGTAGCCGAGCACCCACGGGTGGATGCCGGCGGTCGCGGCCCAGTTCACCCAGTCCGGGTACGCCGCCCGCAGGTGCACGTGGATCATGCGGTTGACCAGTGCCGACGCCATCGGACGGGCGAGCGCGTTGTCGCTGGCCCGGTTCCCGGCGCCGATCACGATGGAGCCGGCCGGCAACTCGTACGCCCCGATCCGGCGGTCCAGGATCAGCGAGTAGAACGCCTTCTGCACGTCCGGCGAGGACGCGTTCAGCTCGTCCAGGAACAGGCAGTACGGCTCGTCCCGGGCGATCGTCTCGGGCGGCGCGAACCGGCTGCGCCCGTCGATCAGCTCCGGGACGCCGATCAGGTCCTCCGGGGCGAGCTGGGTGCCGACCAGGGTGACGCAGTCCAGGCCGAGCGCGGCGGCGAAGTCGCGCACCAGCGAGCTCTTGCCGATGCCCGGGGCGCCCCACAGGAACACCGGCCGGGCCACCGCGACATGCAGGAGCAGGTCGGGCAGCTGGGCCGGGGTCACCGTGATCGCGGAGTGCATGGCGATCAGTCTGCCGGGCACTCGCGATCGACGGCAGCGATTATCCGCCGCCGGTCATCGAGGCGCCGGCGCCGTTCGTGGTGGCGAGGTACGTGGTGGCGGGCAACCGGCCATCGGCCGTACGGGAACCCTCAGCGACCTTGGGATCGGCGGACCGGAAGCTGACCGCCTCGCCCTGCCAGGAATTGTGGGTCGCCTTGACCGCGCCGGAAAGGACCTGCTCACCCTGGGTGTTGCCGAGCGCGACGTTGTAGCGCAGGGCGGCCGGCGCGGTGCCGACCGCGAACCCGAGGCCGGTGTTCTGGAACGCGGTGTTGTTACCGAGCGTGAGCGCCGCGGTGTTGCCCTCGTCGACGAAGCCGTGCCCGCCGTTGTTCCACGCGGCGTTGTGCCGGATCGTGTGCGCGGCGGCCGTGGACGGGGTGCCGCCGCCGATCGCGAAGCCGTTCGCGCCGTTGCGGAACGACCAGTTGTACTGCACGGTCACCGCGCTCGCGAAGTCGCCGAGGTTGATCCCGTCGCCGCCGTTGCGGAACGCCCGGTTGCCGCGCAGCTGGTTGCCGCCGCCGTCGCCGAACTGGACCGCCAGCCCGGAGCCGCGGTTGTCGTGGAAGTCGCTGTCCAGAACCTGGTTCCCGCTGGTCCCGGCGTCGCGGAGCATCAGCCCGGCACTGCCGGCGCCGTGGATGACGAGGCGCTGAAAGAGATCATTTTTACAAGATTGGCAGACGTACGCCTGGCCGGGCGCGCCCGTGATCTCCAGGTCCCGCACGGTCCAATAGCTCGCTTGCTGGGTGATCGCCCACTTGTCGGCGGGGATGCCGGACATGTCGAGGATCGGGCGCTCGCCGGTGGCGGCGGTCAGCGTGATCCGCTTCGTGGCGGTGCCGCTCGTGGTGATCGTGATCGGACTCGTGGTCCTGTAGGTGCCGCCCCGAAGGGCGATCGTCTGGCCCGCTTTGACGGTGGCGACCGCCTTGGCGACGGTGGCGTAGGGGTGCTCGGCGGTGCCGTCACCACTGTCGTTGCCGGTCGGTGAGACGAAAATTTCGGCTTTTGTCGGAAC encodes:
- a CDS encoding chorismate-binding protein gives rise to the protein MPFALLHRDGAEYVEVLTGDVITVDTLANIPLEPGQPVLAVVPYRQIAERGFDCVDDGAPLECLLVRERTTRPLSEFPAGELRVSGGRFDLDDDEYGTIVEDVLRDEIGHGEGANFVIHRVFEASVDGDPVDAARAAFGRLLTQEQGTYWTFLVHTGTRTLVGATPERHVSVNDGIVMMNPISGTFRHGSGELIDFLRDPKEVEELYMVLDEELKMMATVAEHGGQVAGPYLKQMSHLTHTEYLLAGRGSLDVREVLRETMFAPTVTGSPIENACRVIARHERRGRRYYAGVLALLSVDDDGTQSLDAPILIRTAEITPDGTLRVPVGATLVRHSTAAGEVAETHTKAAGLLSALGAATIPVRTSLPPVAGPAEQAALAGRNTDLARFWLDSREAGALAVPALLGRSAVIVDGEDTFTAMLAHQLKALGLTVSVVPWSAPVPDADLLVVGPGPGDPSLLPGEPKMVAMRAIVAARLASGRPLFAVCLGQQLLAAHLGLALFRRAQTYQGLARDVDLFGTVRRVGFYSSFAAVADGTTITSGYGPVEIARDPADGAVHALRGRTFAGVQFHPESVLSRDGIDVLRELLPPLLAEVVSPLTNG
- a CDS encoding response regulator transcription factor, yielding MTTVLVADDDADIRDLVAFKLEQAGLEVLTVGDGQAAVEQARAHRPTLAVLDVSMPLLSGIEVCRLLRADPATAGMLIIMLTARVQEQDVEGGFSAGADDYVTKPFSPRELVSRIQALLTRART
- a CDS encoding permease prefix domain 1-containing protein, with the protein product MTNLVDRYVFTALRRIPEQQRADIDRELRASIDDAVDARIEAGETPEAAVETTLTELGDPEKLADQYAGRPLYLIGPELFPLWRRLLKVLLWTILPIVVTVGVVVQIIDDPNIGKIIGGVVGSGFTVGAHLCFWVTLVFAIAERTGTQLKVNWSLKDLPRYEGHRATLGQMITGIVWLVLLIAALVLQQFTFTDVPLLDPANWTFWWPVLIGLFVLRAFYYVWLHRIGTWTRTVTVVNAILTVAWAAPLIWLLATDRFFNPEFHGFLDLHGGDFRHWLNLGIIGLVAVGAAWDIIDTGLRAERVRRGLPSKVPGTGGGYDFS
- a CDS encoding PadR family transcriptional regulator, encoding MTMDATLAGHLQELRRGTVVVASLTVLRTPGYGYSLLETLSRAGFEVEANTLYPLLRRLEAQGLLTSEWNTEEPRPRKFYRTTEQGETLADTLRDEWARIDRAIGDLFKEGAE
- a CDS encoding glycoside hydrolase family 3 C-terminal domain-containing protein, with the protein product MNPELSTAEQAAITSGSDFWSTTAVESAGLPAITVTDGPHGVRMQAAAGDLLAGVPATCFPPAVASASTWDPELLRRMGEALGDECRAMDVAVLLGPGVNLKRSPLGGRNFEYFSEDPILTGVLATEWVRGLQSKGVGASLKHFAVNSQETDRMRVSADLDERTLREMYLRAFHRVVTKAQPWTVMCAYNRVNGVYASEHHWLLTEVLRDEWGFEGLVVSDWGAVVDRVAAVRAGLDLTMPGPDATGDQALADAVADGTLDAAALRASADLVREMILKAGQREAGSYDAAAHHDLAREIAGRAIVLLKNDGGLLPLRAEGQSIAVLGEFARTPRYQGGGSSQITPTRLDDALTQIQASTSAAVTFAAGYDDPAEAVEAARASDVALVFVGTVHETEGADRDSLDLPAEHLALIEQVAAVNPNTIVVLSNGAVLLTSPWEARVPAIVEGWLLGQAGGSAIADVLFGRVDPSGRLAETIPVRIEDHPSYLDFPGEHGHVRYGEGLHVGYRGFDARRTAVSYPFGFGLSYTTFSYGVATVSSSPAGLEIRVPVTNTGGRDGREVVQAYLSLPGSAVRRAPRELKAFASVPVAAGQTVDVVLHVERDDLAYWDTRLDRWIVEDGAYLVEVGASSRDIRATATQHVAGDPARVPLTAESSVGEWFADPRGADLLGELFASAAAGAGDSTMAAMASDPGMLMMLNSLPLSRMAMFPGSPFTAAALEGLLKAVND